One segment of Terriglobia bacterium DNA contains the following:
- the hpnH gene encoding adenosyl-hopene transferase HpnH codes for MPVPISQMWTVASYVVKQKLARRKRYPLVLMLEPLFRCNLACAGCGKIQYPAHILKKELTPEQCFRAVDECGAPMVSIPGGEPLMHSQIGQIVEGLVARQKYIYLCTNALLLKEKLDLFKPSKYLTFSVHVDGEREHHDFSVCREGGYDLAIEGMKEALRRGFRVTTNTTLFDGADPNSVREHFDQMMELGVEGMMLSPGYSYDKAPDQKHFLGRARTRKLFRAILSNRKKSWQFNQSPLFLEFLMGERQYACTPWGMPTYNIFGWQKPCYLLQDGYADTFQELMDSTAWHEYGTESGNPKCANCMVHSGYEASAVNETFSSLRGLLATAKATLFTSHKDEHALKLLSEHVRPVHSYNPLVQIEESSNQLEETSA; via the coding sequence TTGCCGGTACCAATTTCACAGATGTGGACAGTGGCGAGCTATGTTGTTAAACAAAAGCTGGCCAGACGCAAGCGCTATCCGCTGGTGCTGATGCTGGAGCCGCTCTTTCGCTGTAACCTGGCGTGCGCGGGCTGCGGCAAAATTCAGTATCCCGCGCACATCCTGAAAAAAGAGCTCACGCCGGAACAGTGCTTCCGCGCGGTGGATGAGTGCGGCGCCCCGATGGTCTCAATACCTGGCGGCGAGCCACTGATGCACTCGCAGATTGGCCAGATCGTTGAAGGGCTAGTGGCGCGCCAGAAATATATCTATCTCTGCACTAATGCGCTGCTGCTCAAGGAAAAGCTTGATCTGTTCAAGCCCAGTAAGTATCTGACGTTTTCTGTCCACGTAGATGGCGAACGCGAGCACCACGATTTCTCTGTCTGCCGCGAAGGCGGGTACGACCTGGCCATAGAGGGAATGAAAGAAGCGCTGCGGCGCGGCTTCCGCGTGACGACGAATACCACATTGTTCGACGGCGCGGATCCTAATAGTGTGCGCGAACATTTTGACCAGATGATGGAACTCGGAGTCGAAGGCATGATGCTTTCGCCTGGATATTCTTACGACAAAGCGCCGGACCAGAAGCACTTTCTGGGTCGGGCGCGCACGCGCAAGTTGTTTCGCGCCATCCTGTCAAACCGCAAGAAGAGCTGGCAGTTCAATCAGTCGCCGCTCTTCCTGGAATTCCTGATGGGCGAACGCCAGTATGCGTGCACTCCCTGGGGCATGCCCACCTACAACATCTTTGGCTGGCAGAAGCCGTGCTACCTGCTTCAGGACGGCTACGCCGATACATTCCAGGAATTGATGGACAGCACGGCATGGCATGAGTACGGAACGGAGTCAGGAAATCCGAAGTGCGCGAATTGCATGGTGCACAGCGGGTATGAGGCTTCTGCGGTTAATGAAACGTTCAGCTCATTGCGCGGCCTGCTGGCCACGGCAAAAGCCACGCTCTTCACGAGCCACAAAGATGAACACGCATTGAAGCTATTGAGCGAGCATGTGCGGCCGGTGCACAGTTACAACCCCCTGGTGCAAATCGAGGAATCGTCCAACCAGCTTGAGGAGACCAGTGCATGA
- a CDS encoding HigA family addiction module antidote protein, with translation MKPLRLTAHRLAMALHVPATRIAEIIHERRGITADTAIRLGRYFKTTARFWLNLQTAYDLETIEDESLAQIEREVRVGI, from the coding sequence ATGAAGCCTCTCCGGCTCACAGCGCACCGCCTGGCTATGGCGCTTCATGTTCCTGCTACCCGGATCGCGGAAATTATCCACGAGCGCAGAGGAATCACAGCGGATACAGCCATTCGTCTCGGACGATACTTCAAGACCACCGCGCGTTTCTGGCTCAATCTCCAGACAGCCTACGATTTGGAGACTATCGAAGACGAGTCGCTGGCACAGATCGAACGTGAGGTCAGAGTCGGGATCTAG
- a CDS encoding AbrB/MazE/SpoVT family DNA-binding domain-containing protein, with protein MAVLKLTSLGNSMGVVIPKEMLERLKATEGDQLLAVETPNGYFLTAYDPALDEELKLGREFMRKYDATFKALAK; from the coding sequence ATGGCAGTCTTAAAGCTAACGTCGTTGGGCAATTCGATGGGAGTTGTAATCCCTAAAGAAATGCTGGAGCGCCTGAAAGCAACGGAAGGCGATCAGCTGCTTGCCGTGGAGACGCCCAATGGGTATTTTCTTACCGCTTACGATCCTGCCTTGGATGAGGAACTTAAGCTCGGTAGGGAGTTTATGCGTAAGTATGACGCCACCTTTAAGGCACTCGCCAAGTGA
- a CDS encoding NAD-dependent epimerase/dehydratase family protein, whose product MKAFITGATGFVGSHVARALAAQGAELRLLVRPTSRLDNIADLRAETATGDLRNPESLKKAMAGCEFVFHVAADYRLWVRDPEQMYLSNVEGTRTIIQAAQESGVRRVIYTSSVATMGFTRDGHIAGEDSPVSIKDMVGHYKRSKFMAEQIALEAGNKGANVVVVNPTTPIGEYDIKPTPTGRIVVDFLKRKFPAYVDTGLNLADVKEVARGHLLAMEKARPGQRYILGGENLTLKHILDKLALLTGLPAPTMKVPHAVAMGFAVFDQFFTGTILGKEPRATIDAVKMGRKKMFASSAKAELELGYKILPVEDALRRAINWFQAHGYVESPVQVATVNA is encoded by the coding sequence ATGAAGGCCTTCATCACAGGAGCTACGGGATTTGTCGGCAGCCACGTGGCGCGCGCTTTAGCTGCGCAAGGCGCTGAACTGCGATTGCTCGTTCGTCCAACCAGCCGTCTCGATAATATTGCCGATTTGCGGGCAGAAACCGCTACGGGCGACCTTCGCAATCCTGAGTCGCTCAAGAAGGCGATGGCCGGCTGTGAGTTTGTGTTTCACGTGGCTGCCGATTACCGGCTGTGGGTTCGCGACCCGGAGCAGATGTATCTCTCGAATGTGGAAGGCACGCGGACGATTATTCAGGCTGCGCAAGAAAGCGGCGTGCGTCGCGTGATCTATACCAGTTCTGTGGCGACGATGGGTTTTACCCGCGATGGGCATATTGCAGGAGAAGACTCGCCGGTTTCTATCAAAGATATGGTGGGGCATTACAAGCGGTCAAAGTTCATGGCAGAGCAGATTGCTCTGGAAGCCGGCAACAAAGGCGCAAATGTCGTAGTGGTGAATCCCACGACGCCGATTGGCGAGTACGACATTAAGCCAACGCCGACCGGAAGGATCGTGGTCGACTTTCTTAAGCGGAAATTTCCTGCCTATGTCGATACGGGCTTAAATCTGGCAGACGTGAAGGAAGTTGCGCGCGGACACCTGCTGGCGATGGAAAAAGCGCGGCCAGGACAGCGTTACATTCTGGGCGGAGAGAACCTGACGTTAAAGCACATCCTGGACAAACTGGCATTGCTCACCGGTCTGCCTGCCCCGACGATGAAAGTGCCGCATGCTGTCGCGATGGGATTTGCCGTCTTCGACCAGTTCTTTACCGGCACGATCCTGGGCAAAGAGCCTCGCGCCACTATTGACGCAGTGAAGATGGGCCGCAAGAAAATGTTTGCTTCATCGGCAAAGGCTGAGCTTGAGTTGGGCTACAAAATTCTGCCAGTCGAAGATGCGCTGCGGCGCGCGATCAACTGGTTCCAGGCGCACGGATACGTTGAATCTCCCGTGCAGGTTGCAACGGTGAACGCATGA
- the shc gene encoding squalene--hopene cyclase, with amino-acid sequence MSKKFGAQAAHMLFGKIDDMLERVSFGIEKARDYLFAQQHEDGYWCGELEADTTLESDYIAIHTLLGTGNPGRMQRAVPEIIRHQNADGGWPIYTGGPSNISASVKAYFALKLMGYKPDHPVLERARTRILEMGGATECNTFTKIYLCFLGQYDWEAVPAVPPEIVLFPNWFWFNLYEISSWSRAILVPLSIAYAKKPLKKIPAEMGIDELFVGGRHGKHLHLKWTAKKISWRNFFLVLNRVVHFCERFHIRPLRYLALKKAERWMLERFEKSDGLGAIYPGILNSIVALRCLGYSTDDPQVIRALSEFEKLGIDEPGIADHSEPTFRMQPCMSPVWDTALAMFALGESGVSKNDPRMLKAADWILSKEVRTKGDWAVKAPNVDPGGWYFEFNNEFYPDVDDSAMVLLGLDKVENPRERYQHEVSQRAIDWIFAMQCKSGGWASFDKDNTRMVFQNIPFADHNAMLDPPTVDITGRVLEMLAAYGVTGDDKRVKKAIKFILSEQEPDGSWFGRWGVNYIYGTMLVLRGLQAMGVDHHEPYVQQGAEWLRMVQNSDGGWGETCGSYDDPTTRGIGPSTPSQTAWAIMGLLAAGDTRSESVQRGILYLLETQRPDGHWNEDHYTGTGFPRVFYLAYHLYRDYFPLIALSTYARDFSALYEEGSVGYARG; translated from the coding sequence ATGAGCAAGAAGTTTGGCGCGCAAGCAGCGCATATGCTTTTTGGAAAAATCGATGACATGCTGGAACGCGTGTCCTTTGGTATTGAGAAGGCGCGCGACTATCTCTTTGCGCAGCAGCATGAAGATGGCTATTGGTGCGGTGAACTGGAAGCCGATACCACGCTTGAGTCGGACTACATTGCCATTCACACCTTGCTCGGCACCGGCAATCCGGGCCGCATGCAACGCGCAGTGCCGGAAATCATCCGCCACCAGAATGCGGACGGTGGCTGGCCCATTTACACGGGCGGGCCTTCGAATATCAGTGCCTCAGTAAAGGCTTACTTTGCGTTGAAGCTGATGGGCTACAAGCCTGACCATCCTGTGCTGGAGCGGGCGCGCACCAGAATTTTGGAAATGGGCGGCGCCACGGAGTGCAACACCTTTACCAAGATTTATCTGTGCTTCCTTGGCCAGTATGACTGGGAAGCCGTTCCGGCTGTTCCACCGGAAATAGTGCTCTTTCCCAACTGGTTCTGGTTCAACCTGTATGAGATTTCGTCATGGTCGCGGGCCATTCTGGTGCCGCTATCCATCGCCTATGCCAAGAAGCCGCTGAAGAAGATTCCGGCAGAAATGGGAATCGACGAGCTGTTTGTGGGCGGACGCCACGGAAAGCACCTGCACCTGAAGTGGACCGCCAAGAAGATTTCCTGGAGAAACTTCTTCCTGGTGCTGAACCGCGTCGTCCATTTCTGCGAGCGGTTCCACATTCGGCCGTTGCGCTATCTGGCGCTGAAGAAAGCCGAACGCTGGATGCTGGAGCGCTTTGAAAAATCAGACGGGCTGGGCGCAATCTATCCCGGCATTTTAAACTCCATTGTCGCGCTGCGCTGCCTGGGCTATTCCACCGATGATCCGCAGGTGATCCGAGCACTGAGCGAGTTTGAGAAGCTGGGCATTGATGAACCCGGTATTGCTGATCATTCGGAACCCACATTCCGCATGCAGCCCTGCATGTCTCCCGTGTGGGACACGGCTCTGGCGATGTTCGCGCTGGGAGAAAGCGGCGTCTCAAAAAACGATCCACGGATGCTGAAAGCGGCTGACTGGATTCTGAGCAAGGAAGTTCGCACCAAAGGCGATTGGGCCGTGAAGGCTCCAAACGTTGATCCAGGTGGCTGGTACTTTGAGTTCAATAATGAGTTTTATCCTGACGTGGACGATTCAGCCATGGTGCTGTTAGGGCTGGATAAAGTAGAGAATCCGCGTGAGCGCTATCAGCATGAAGTCAGCCAGCGCGCCATCGACTGGATTTTTGCCATGCAGTGCAAGAGTGGCGGTTGGGCATCATTCGACAAAGACAATACGCGCATGGTGTTCCAGAATATTCCTTTTGCCGACCACAACGCCATGCTCGATCCGCCGACGGTGGACATCACTGGCCGCGTGCTGGAGATGCTGGCGGCGTACGGTGTAACAGGTGACGACAAGCGCGTAAAGAAAGCGATCAAGTTCATCTTGAGCGAACAGGAGCCCGATGGCTCGTGGTTTGGGCGCTGGGGCGTGAACTACATTTATGGAACCATGCTGGTGCTGCGCGGCTTGCAGGCCATGGGTGTGGACCATCACGAGCCGTACGTGCAGCAGGGCGCGGAATGGCTGCGCATGGTGCAGAACTCTGACGGCGGTTGGGGCGAGACTTGTGGCTCGTATGACGATCCCACCACGCGCGGCATTGGTCCCAGCACGCCTTCACAAACTGCCTGGGCCATTATGGGTTTGCTGGCGGCGGGTGATACACGCAGTGAATCCGTGCAGCGCGGAATTCTTTACCTGCTGGAAACGCAGCGGCCTGATGGACACTGGAACGAAGATCATTACACGGGCACGGGCTTTCCACGAGTTTTTTATCTGGCCTACCATCTGTATCGCGACTACTTCCCGCTGATTGCGCTGTCAACGTACGCGCGTGATTTCTCAGCGTTGTATGAAGAGGGAAGTGTCGGGTACGCGAGAGGCTGA
- the recN gene encoding DNA repair protein RecN: MLLELRVENYAVIDSLAVEFAPGLNLLTGETGAGKSILIDALSLLLGDKASSDMIRHGAEKALVSGVFEADEKRLRPLLEENGIEPEGNQVIVKREIAAGGKGRVFVNNQPATVALLRALAPALASIHAQNETILAFDEAARLGLLDTYAGHDLSELAEKHAAWTEVRERLAQLDRDEQDRLRMADLWSFQKKEIEAAKLHPGEDQKLETEKRVLANSEKLFGAATAAYQVLYEDDASALTQISAARKQLEELARFDEKFLEALASLESAKAAIEDVSATARDYADGIDASPERLAEVEDRLALLDRLKRKYGKTVDEVIAYGEDVARKLNELENREDLVRDLKKQLTAAAATYLAVAQTVSKRRYSAARELQKLVEGEINQLAMKAQFRIEVSGSDEPANWTSAGFDGVTYMISPNPGEPLKPVEQIASGGELSRVMLALKATIEAGKKSKGGTQRTLVFDEIDTGIGGRAAEAVGKKLKSLARANQVLCITHLPQIASFADHHYLIEKRETAGRTKTLVRALTQAEQTEEIARMLSGEKLTETSRQHAEQLLKANG; encoded by the coding sequence GTGCTTCTGGAACTGCGCGTCGAAAATTATGCCGTGATCGATAGCCTGGCGGTGGAGTTTGCGCCGGGGCTGAACTTGCTCACGGGCGAGACCGGAGCGGGCAAGTCGATCCTTATCGATGCACTGTCTTTATTGTTAGGCGACAAAGCTTCTAGTGACATGATTCGCCATGGCGCGGAAAAAGCGTTGGTGAGCGGCGTGTTTGAGGCCGATGAAAAGCGGCTCCGTCCCCTGCTGGAAGAAAATGGGATTGAGCCGGAAGGGAATCAGGTAATCGTAAAGCGTGAAATTGCGGCGGGAGGCAAGGGACGTGTCTTCGTCAACAATCAGCCCGCGACGGTCGCCTTGTTGCGGGCGCTGGCGCCGGCGCTGGCGTCAATCCACGCGCAAAATGAAACAATCCTTGCCTTCGATGAAGCTGCGCGTCTGGGGCTGCTGGATACATACGCCGGCCACGACTTGAGCGAGCTGGCGGAAAAGCACGCCGCATGGACAGAAGTGCGCGAGCGGCTGGCGCAGTTGGATCGCGATGAGCAGGACCGCCTGCGCATGGCCGACCTTTGGAGCTTCCAGAAGAAAGAGATTGAGGCGGCGAAGTTGCATCCGGGCGAAGACCAGAAGCTGGAGACGGAAAAGCGCGTCCTGGCCAATTCAGAAAAGCTCTTCGGCGCGGCCACGGCTGCTTATCAAGTCCTGTATGAAGATGATGCTTCGGCGCTGACGCAGATCTCTGCGGCGCGGAAACAACTGGAAGAACTCGCGCGTTTTGATGAAAAGTTCCTTGAGGCTCTGGCATCGCTGGAGTCCGCCAAGGCGGCGATCGAGGATGTGAGCGCCACGGCCCGTGACTATGCCGATGGAATTGACGCTTCGCCGGAGCGGCTGGCGGAAGTGGAAGACCGGCTTGCGCTCTTGGATCGGCTGAAACGCAAATATGGTAAGACGGTCGATGAAGTGATTGCTTATGGCGAGGATGTCGCGCGCAAGCTGAATGAGCTGGAAAATCGCGAAGATCTGGTGCGCGACCTGAAGAAACAGCTTACGGCAGCGGCGGCAACTTATCTGGCGGTGGCGCAGACGGTGTCCAAGCGGCGTTACAGCGCGGCGCGGGAGTTGCAGAAGCTGGTTGAGGGGGAAATCAATCAACTGGCGATGAAAGCGCAGTTCAGGATTGAAGTGTCCGGCTCGGACGAGCCGGCGAACTGGACCTCCGCGGGCTTTGATGGCGTGACATACATGATCTCGCCCAATCCAGGCGAGCCGCTCAAGCCGGTAGAACAGATTGCCTCAGGCGGCGAGCTTTCACGCGTGATGCTGGCGCTCAAGGCCACCATTGAGGCAGGGAAGAAAAGCAAAGGCGGAACGCAACGGACGTTAGTTTTTGATGAGATTGATACCGGCATTGGCGGGCGTGCGGCGGAAGCCGTAGGCAAGAAGCTGAAGTCGCTGGCGCGGGCCAACCAGGTTTTGTGCATCACCCATTTGCCGCAGATCGCGTCTTTTGCTGACCATCATTATTTGATCGAAAAGCGCGAGACGGCGGGACGAACCAAGACGCTAGTCAGGGCGCTTACCCAAGCTGAACAGACAGAAGAGATTGCGCGTATGTTGAGCGGCGAGAAGTTGACGGAAACATCGCGCCAACACGCGGAGCAGTTGCTGAAGGCTAATGGCTAG
- a CDS encoding 4-hydroxy-3-methylbut-2-enyl diphosphate reductase, giving the protein MTPETKTLLLLKPRGFCAGVVRAIDIVRIALDAFGPPIYVRKEIVHNRYVVEELKAKGAIFVDEVYEVPDGQRLIYSAHGVSPSVREASKLRDLRVIDATCPLVTKVHVEAVKYAKGGYSIILIGHHDHDEVIGTLGEAPEVTQVVGSANEVDALEVPDPTRIAYITQTTLSLDETKDVIEALRKKFPLIEGPHAQDICYATQNRQTAVKDVAHQADLLLVVGSENSSNSNRLVEVSTNLGTPSYLIDKASDIKPDWLTGKKTVALTAGASAPEILVEQVVDFLKEKGFTTIREVEVMPENVRFGLPPEIVEAIAAAPAAAE; this is encoded by the coding sequence ATGACACCTGAAACTAAGACTTTGTTGCTGCTGAAGCCCCGGGGTTTTTGCGCCGGAGTGGTAAGGGCCATTGATATTGTCCGCATTGCGCTGGACGCCTTTGGGCCACCCATCTATGTGCGCAAAGAGATCGTCCATAACCGCTACGTGGTGGAAGAACTGAAAGCCAAGGGCGCGATCTTTGTTGATGAAGTTTATGAAGTCCCAGACGGCCAGCGCCTTATTTACAGCGCTCATGGGGTTTCACCCAGCGTGCGCGAGGCCAGCAAACTGCGTGACCTGCGAGTGATTGATGCCACCTGCCCGCTGGTAACCAAGGTTCACGTTGAAGCCGTAAAGTACGCCAAGGGCGGCTACAGTATCATTCTGATCGGCCATCACGATCATGATGAGGTGATCGGCACACTGGGTGAGGCGCCTGAAGTTACCCAGGTAGTGGGCAGCGCCAATGAAGTGGATGCCCTTGAGGTTCCCGATCCTACCCGGATCGCCTACATCACGCAGACGACGCTAAGCCTGGACGAGACCAAGGACGTGATTGAAGCGCTGCGGAAGAAGTTTCCGTTGATTGAAGGGCCGCATGCACAGGACATCTGTTATGCCACGCAGAATCGCCAGACGGCGGTAAAAGATGTGGCGCACCAGGCCGATCTGCTGCTGGTGGTGGGCTCGGAGAACAGCTCCAACTCGAACCGGCTGGTGGAGGTTTCCACTAATCTGGGAACGCCATCTTACCTGATCGATAAGGCGAGCGACATAAAGCCCGATTGGCTTACCGGGAAAAAGACAGTTGCGCTCACGGCGGGCGCATCCGCGCCGGAGATCCTGGTGGAGCAGGTGGTCGATTTCTTAAAGGAAAAAGGGTTCACCACAATCCGTGAAGTGGAGGTCATGCCGGAAAACGTCCGCTTTGGCCTGCCGCCTGAGATTGTGGAAGCAATTGCTGCAGCCCCCGCTGCCGCGGAGTAA
- the hpnC gene encoding squalene synthase HpnC, producing the protein MPLGWNALPESYRIPATAPSLDEARAYCERLAKSHYENFSVATWFLPSRLRQHFYNVYAYCRISDDLGDEVGDPQQSLELLDQWEAELNACYAGSPKHPVFVALGDTVKQFSIPQHEFSDLLIAFRQDQTVTRFETFDDILAYCRYSANPVGHLVLYLCGYSDAERQQLSDYTCTALQLANFWQDVSVDYGKGRIYLPLEDLRRFGVTGEDIAQRRATPQFVAMMKFEVERARDWFARGLPLVKMVNRELAVDLELFSRGGQEILNAIERQDFDVLRARPEISKTRKLMLVFRAAMGKLL; encoded by the coding sequence ATGCCGCTGGGGTGGAATGCGCTGCCGGAATCGTATCGCATTCCGGCCACCGCGCCTTCGCTGGACGAAGCGCGTGCGTATTGCGAGCGGCTGGCGAAATCGCATTATGAAAATTTTTCGGTTGCCACGTGGTTCCTGCCCAGCCGCCTGCGCCAGCATTTTTACAATGTTTACGCCTACTGCAGAATCTCTGACGATCTGGGCGACGAAGTGGGTGATCCGCAGCAGTCTCTGGAATTGCTGGACCAGTGGGAGGCAGAATTAAATGCCTGCTATGCGGGATCGCCAAAGCATCCCGTGTTTGTTGCGCTGGGTGACACAGTGAAGCAATTCAGCATCCCACAGCACGAGTTTTCTGATTTGCTGATCGCGTTCCGGCAGGACCAGACCGTCACACGTTTTGAGACGTTTGACGACATTCTTGCTTACTGCCGTTATTCAGCAAATCCGGTCGGCCATCTGGTCCTTTATCTTTGCGGCTATAGTGACGCCGAACGGCAGCAACTTTCCGACTACACCTGCACCGCGCTGCAATTAGCGAATTTTTGGCAGGACGTTTCTGTTGATTATGGCAAAGGCCGCATTTACCTTCCGCTGGAAGACCTGCGCCGCTTTGGCGTAACTGGTGAGGACATTGCGCAGCGCCGCGCAACACCGCAATTTGTGGCCATGATGAAATTTGAAGTCGAGCGGGCGCGGGATTGGTTTGCTCGTGGACTGCCGCTGGTAAAAATGGTCAATCGCGAACTGGCGGTCGATCTGGAATTGTTCAGCCGGGGCGGCCAAGAGATACTGAATGCCATAGAGCGCCAGGACTTTGACGTGTTGCGGGCTCGTCCGGAGATTTCGAAAACGCGCAAACTGATGCTGGTGTTTCGCGCGGCCATGGGCAAGCTTCTGTGA
- a CDS encoding zinc-binding dehydrogenase — MTAAVLYGKEDIKIEKVPIPALEPGEVLVKVNVALTCGTDLKVYQRGYHARMIVPPALFGHELSGVIEEVGPGVRDFRRGMKVVALNSAPCGACFYCLKHQENICEDLLFNNGAYAEYIKIPRRIVETNMLALPDDLSFESAAMTEPLACALRGLQETGADIGDTVTVIGAGPLGLMLVQVAKLTGCKVIAVVKRAEQVTAAKRFGADEVVQIGKHHDPIDRVIGVTEGRGSDIVIEAVGRPQTWQWAVEMVRRGGVVNFFGGCASGTKVELDTNRLHYSEITLKATFHHTPQTVRKAFSLIAEKNVKSTDYVTGEAPLSKLKQVLQQMLDRGSQIKTAIIPGH, encoded by the coding sequence ATGACAGCCGCGGTCCTCTATGGCAAGGAGGACATCAAGATTGAAAAAGTGCCTATTCCCGCGCTCGAACCCGGCGAGGTGCTGGTGAAGGTGAATGTGGCGCTTACCTGCGGGACTGATCTCAAGGTTTATCAGCGCGGCTACCATGCCCGCATGATTGTTCCGCCGGCACTGTTTGGCCATGAGCTTTCCGGCGTAATTGAAGAAGTTGGGCCAGGCGTGCGCGACTTCCGCCGCGGCATGAAAGTTGTTGCCCTGAACTCCGCTCCATGCGGCGCGTGCTTTTATTGCCTGAAGCATCAGGAGAACATCTGCGAAGATCTTTTGTTCAACAACGGCGCATATGCGGAATACATAAAGATCCCGCGCCGCATTGTTGAAACCAACATGCTGGCGCTACCGGATGACCTGAGTTTTGAGTCGGCAGCGATGACTGAGCCGCTGGCCTGCGCCTTGCGCGGCTTGCAGGAAACTGGAGCGGACATCGGCGACACAGTGACTGTGATCGGCGCGGGCCCATTGGGATTGATGCTTGTGCAGGTGGCCAAACTGACGGGATGCAAAGTCATCGCCGTGGTAAAACGCGCTGAGCAGGTGACGGCTGCAAAAAGATTTGGGGCGGATGAAGTGGTGCAGATCGGGAAGCATCATGACCCCATTGACCGCGTGATCGGAGTTACTGAAGGCCGTGGATCAGATATTGTGATTGAAGCCGTGGGCCGGCCGCAAACGTGGCAGTGGGCGGTGGAAATGGTCCGTCGCGGCGGCGTGGTGAATTTCTTTGGCGGATGCGCCAGCGGGACGAAAGTCGAACTGGATACAAACCGGCTGCACTATTCTGAAATCACGCTGAAAGCCACGTTCCACCACACCCCGCAAACAGTCCGCAAGGCGTTTTCACTGATTGCGGAAAAGAACGTGAAGAGCACAGACTATGTTACTGGCGAGGCGCCTCTCTCCAAACTGAAGCAAGTCCTGCAACAGATGCTGGACCGCGGGAGCCAGATTAAAACGGCCATCATTCCCGGCCACTGA
- a CDS encoding zinc-dependent dehydrogenase, with protein MHTAIKSESVEGKLTPTRMMRAAVYRGKNDVRLETVPVPEIGKGELLVRVHTCGICGTDLKKILTGSHSAPRIFGHEMAGQVVAIAEGVKNFFPGDRVMVFHHIPCGECYYCRKKVFAQCPVYKQVGATAGFEPSGGGFAEYIRVMDWIVRKGVVKIPDHVSYEQASFIEPVNTCLKAIELLQLQSDETVLVIGQGPIGIILAALAKRTGATVVTSDLYPQRLKISESFGLKHNVNAGSEDPAQRVRDLTDGRGADAVILATAGNSLIKPAMDATRPGGRIMLFAQTQRSEVAIDPAAVCMDEKMLVGSYSASVDLQDENVRLVFSGEIDFERLISHRFPLDKSVEAIQLASHPSPESMKIVIQPGLEWEKHI; from the coding sequence ATGCATACGGCTATCAAATCCGAATCCGTGGAAGGAAAACTCACTCCCACACGAATGATGCGAGCTGCTGTCTATCGCGGCAAAAACGATGTCCGGTTGGAGACGGTCCCTGTACCGGAAATCGGTAAGGGAGAGTTGCTGGTACGTGTACACACCTGCGGCATTTGCGGTACTGATCTAAAAAAAATTCTGACTGGATCGCATTCCGCTCCTCGTATTTTCGGGCACGAGATGGCCGGGCAGGTGGTTGCAATCGCTGAAGGCGTAAAGAACTTTTTTCCCGGCGACCGCGTGATGGTGTTCCATCACATTCCCTGCGGCGAGTGCTATTACTGCCGGAAAAAAGTTTTTGCGCAATGTCCTGTTTATAAACAGGTCGGCGCGACCGCTGGATTTGAGCCCAGCGGCGGTGGTTTTGCCGAATACATTCGCGTGATGGACTGGATCGTACGCAAGGGCGTGGTGAAAATCCCCGACCATGTTTCGTATGAACAAGCTTCATTTATCGAACCAGTAAATACGTGCCTGAAAGCAATTGAATTGTTACAGCTGCAAAGTGATGAAACGGTGTTGGTTATCGGCCAGGGGCCCATTGGGATCATTTTGGCGGCATTGGCCAAACGGACGGGTGCGACCGTAGTAACTTCCGATTTGTATCCCCAACGCCTTAAAATAAGTGAAAGCTTCGGGTTAAAGCACAATGTGAATGCAGGGTCGGAAGATCCGGCGCAACGGGTTAGGGACCTTACTGACGGGCGCGGAGCAGACGCTGTGATCCTGGCGACGGCGGGAAATAGTTTGATAAAGCCCGCCATGGATGCCACTAGGCCAGGCGGAAGGATCATGCTGTTTGCGCAGACGCAGCGGAGCGAAGTCGCAATCGATCCTGCTGCTGTTTGCATGGATGAAAAAATGCTGGTGGGCTCATATAGTGCATCAGTCGATTTGCAGGACGAGAATGTGCGTCTGGTATTCAGCGGAGAAATTGATTTCGAGCGGTTGATCTCGCACCGGTTTCCTCTAGATAAATCCGTAGAGGCGATCCAGTTGGCTTCACATCCGTCGCCGGAATCAATGAAGATCGTTATTCAGCCCGGTTTGGAATGGGAGAAACATATTTGA